accgaacagtgaaattaattaaattaaatgagtttgtttcactcaagtaataatgaaagttcattgtacttaatagaaaaagttgcatgaactcaaaatgtcattgtagtaagctgaacttaatatgattgagttgagctgcagcagatttctaattcccagcatgctttgcgtcagaccatataaataactgttgaaattaagtgttattttgtgggtttttgcacaagattaacatatggagatataagttaatgtttaatgttgtgttatgttgggattcaggggggttctgttatgttagttttgtagggttaccactgtggtgaagagtagagcctgtggttaggttgaggatgagctgcaaaccatttaagaccacatatgttgtttgattacatatatgcaagtatgtaatgacagtatctctgatagttataatagcatgtcttatttgctatgtaacatttaaccaagatctgaatgtgatgtttatgtaaattaactgtatgaaattaacattatgatgagttgggaaagggatgctggtgacgggattgttagtgagagacacctgtgcaccacactggccttgatctgcttccatggctctcagccccgccccacttgtcacaaaaattttaagttctaccaactttaaaaaaatgagttagtttacataaatgttttgagtattctgaacttattgggttttacagtgtaataataatgtttttttctttcaggaATTCGATTGACATTACAATGGGTGAGTGGGACTTCCTAGGAAGACTGCTAGATAGAGTCCAGACGCACTCAACGGTGGTGGGGAAAATCTGGCTCACCGTCCTGTTTGTGTTTAGGATTCTAGTCCTCTGCGCCGGTGCAGAGAGAGTGTGGGGTGACGAGCAGTCGGACTTCATCTGCAACACAGAGCAGCCGGGGTGTGAAAATGTGTGCTACGACCAGGCGTTCCCCATCTCGCATATCCGATTCTGGGTACTGCAGATCATCTTTGTGTCCACACCTACTCTGGCCTACCTGGGCCACGTCGTCCACGTCATACACGTTGAGAAGAAAGTGAGAAAGATGATGAAGAAAGAGCTTCAGATTGAGCAAATCAGTCTGTTCCTCAAGAAAGGCTACAAATTACCCAAGTACAGCAGGGACAATGGCAAGGTCAAAATTCGGGGACGTCTCTTGAGAAGCTACATTCTGAGCTTGCAATGTAAGATACTTCTGGAGGTGGGTTTCATCTGGGGCCAGTACTATCTTTTTGGCTTCACCCTTGAGGCCAAATATGTCTGCGTCCGTTTACCGTGTCCTCACAAGGTGGACTGCTTTTTATCGAGGCCCACTGAGAAAAGCATCTTCATTTGGTTCATGCTGGTGGTGGCCTGCGTCTCTTTATTCCTGAATGTGGTTGAGATCCTATATCTGTGCACCAAGAAGATCAATGAGTGCATCAGCCGTAGAAAGGACTACACCATCACCCCCGTGACCCCGGTTGTGAACAGGaaagactttaaaaataaagatcaAGTGATCCAGAACTGGATGAACTGTGAGCTGGAGCTTCAGAGGAGAGAACCTGGCAAAGAGACAACCAAGAGCATGGCTTCAGAGGACCATAGTGCTGACATGCAAGAGGTCCATATCTGATCAACAGGCCTTTGTACACAAAGTCTTTCACACGGTCAACTTGAGCAAACAACCACTGTGATCCAAGTGCATGGTTGCATGGTTGAGACCCCCAAACTCCAAGCACACTATGACCGCTTCTCTCTGTTTAACAAATCAATAATGTATTGCTGAAATTTCtgatctgtttttgtttttctgtcatttctGTCGGAAATTGTACTTTGTAGAAAGTTTTAATACAAGCTTGTTTCatgtaaactgtgtttttgtgtttcagttattcagaacgatttttatttttaaaaaaatgcttttgaaagctcatcttatgctcagcaaggctgcatttttttaaatcaaaaatacattaaaatggtCATATAGTGAcctattattacaatttaacagTCTTTAGTGTttcatgatccttcataaatcattctaatatgctgatttggtgctcaagaagcTCCAAACAAATTCATATGTAATGTGATCTGAAATGTAAGCGTCATTTTATATCCCAGAGCTGACAAGTACTGAAAATTTCATTATTATGCAGATTATAAAAAAGCAACAAGCTGAGTTGAAGATGTATTACCATTGTAAATATCAATGTTTTGGGTTTTCAGGGCAAAAACCTTGGTTCCTGTGTGTTGTTCTGTAAAAGAAactcatttcttattattaatgttgaaaacagttgtgctgcttaatgtttttctcaaaaccatgatacattttttcaggattctgaaaaaaaaaggtttatatctgaaaaagaaagaaaagcaaaaaacaTATATGCgtgtatgtgtttatatatatatatatatatatatatatatatatatatatatatatatatagtattaataaatatgatatataataatAGTTGTGTGGGTCAGACACTTAAGTGTGGCATATATCATTGTTAGAGCCTTTCAATCATTAATTTGACACTCCTGTGTGTTCCTGCATTCAAGATCTAGTTCTTTTCATTGCTTACCGTTGGACAACGTGACAGTAGGCCACTTTCAGCTATTACGCAATCTTAGTAAAGCCCAAAAATCAAGGTTCAACTATTCTCTGCTATCACTTGGTATGCGGCTTAGTTTCTAATAGGAGGTGCAACTCGCTAAAGGTAAGTGTGAAATCAATATAACATTGTTTGTATATTTCTGTTCATGTATACATTGTTTCAGGTCACAAATATGATAGATGTTTGCCTTGTGGTGAAAAAAAgagaatatttaaattaaattcaataaaaataattatattctGACTGTAGTGTTATATTCCGACTGAAGTGTTTATTGCTAATATCTAATTAATTATCATAGTGATTGTTCTTTACCTTAAAAACATATTATGCTTAAAGAccataaatgttttaaacacgGTAACATTTTAACATGCATTTCTTTTAagtcaatatttgcatattttatatttaccaGTAGCCAGATGTTTATTCAATGAATAAGATTCAGAATTATCAAGTTGTTTcctgtacattttaaatcagtatTTGTTATTCTTATAGTTTTTACCCATATAATCTTTTTGTCGTTTTGCTTTTCTACGTTCAAATAACTGAACTTGCCTGAAGGACTTATTAATTATTAAGTATATTAATCTATTAAGAGTATGCCATTAATGAAGTCTCATTTAAAGGCTTATTGATTAAGTTAAACCTAAAGTGGACTTTGCATTTAATCTGTTTTCCTTCCGCttcttctgtcttttttttgtaGGAAAGTCTGAGCATCAGCAAACATGGGAGACTGGGGATTTCTCTCGGCGTTATTAGACAAAGTGCAATCTCACTCCACCGTCATCGGCAAAATATGGATGAGCGtccttttcatcttcagaatccTGGTGCTGGGAGCGGCGGCCGAGAGCGTCTGGGGTGATGAACAGTCTAGTTTGGTTTGCAACACGTTGCAACCCGGTTGCGAGAACGTCTGCTACGACTGGCAGTTCCCCATCTCGCACATCCGCTTCTGGGTCTTGCAGATTATATTCGTGTCCACTCCAACTTTGGTGTACCTCGGCCATGCGGTGCAGGTCATTCACCAAGAGAACAAACTCAGGGAGAAGATAAAAAGGCTTGGCGAGGGCCACATGTTGAAGTCACCCAAATACACAGATGACACTGGCCACGTCAAAATTAAAGGAAACCTTCTCGGCAGCTATCTGACccagttgttttttaaaatcatcTTCGAGATTGCATTCATTGTTGGACAGTATTATTTATACGGCTTTATTATGATAGCCAAGTTTACATGTTCCCAATCTCCTTGTCCTTACACTGTAGAATGTTTCATGTCCCGTCCCACAGAGAAGACCATCTTCATCATCTTTATGCTAGTGGTAGCCTGTGTATCTCTGCTACTGAATGTCATAGAGGTGTTTTACCTGCTTTGCACCAGGGTGGGATGCCGGACCAACAAGAAACGGACACATAATATCACTTCGGCTAGAAACCCCGCCAGCTTGCCATCTACCTTGGAGATGACCTCGGAAGATGCTCTgaagcaaaacaaaatgaacaagCGGTATGAGAGCGGTCAGAGTCTTGGAGGAAGCCTGGATGGGgccaaagaagaaaaacaactgATGGAAGATCATTAGATTTGGACTTTTGTATCTCAGAAATTTAACAAATCTGCCAAGTTTTAACAGAAACATCTATatagtttgttttttcttgcaAAGCCCTTAGCTAATTGTCCAGTATTTTACACACTTGAGAAAGAAAGTATTATGATACGGATTGTGTTATTTAATTATCATTTTGTGCATAATACATGTTTGGCTTGGATAGTTTTGATATactaaggtaaaaaaaaatgcttattgTTATATGATTGTATatattgtgtgtaaatgtaccaAAGAGTCATTAGGTGACTTGAGCACTGGTGTCCACATGTCTTGTTTGCCTGTTGTCATTTCCATTAGCCACTGCCACATTTGTCCATTACAAACAGACAAATTTATTGTTATAAGTGTATTctaaatgtaaacagatgtCAGTGATGTTCAGAGAGCAGAATGACAATATCCTTGTttgaaataaaacttttaaaacaacAGAAGTTTCTTTCTTCACAAGATATCCAATCCAGTTTAAAAACACATGCCGTTTCATGAAATGGCaatgaatttttgttttgttttttaaatcacatataaaattgtatataaataatcataaaatacattttttaaatattttaatcacaaatcagGCTATAAGTGCTTAATTGCTACTATCTGATTAATTAtcttaattatattaattgttCTCTACCCTAAAAACAtaacatgttttaaatgttataaagaCATAGTAACATTTTAGAGAatgatttttatgtatttattttaaatcagtatttgcacattttatatttacCAGTCACAACAGATGTTTATTAAAGGAACAGGATTCAGAATTATCAAGTTGTTTCCTGTGATCCAGTAAAAACTTCTGTGCATTttgtatcaatattttttatctatttttattttttttacaattattaatgcattttatagagttttatgaaattgaaatttgattaatttattacatttattttttaattaatgtttaccTCTTTGCTTTGCACGGCAAGTTGCATTAAAAGACTTGCATTATCTTTATGTTGATGCATGTTGTTCTCTCATATCTCAAATATGGCCATGCTGCTGATTTTTATCACCGTTCTTTTTACTGACTACAGCATAGAATAATACAGCTCAGATGATGAAAACCCTAAAGAACTAAAACTCAAGGATTCATTATGTTATAAAAGCTCCTCCTATTGTGCATGCCAGGAAAATATTTATTCTGTTCTTTTGTCTCATGGTGAAACATCTAAAACAAAGTGGTTTTACTATTCATTGTGTTTAGAAATCCCTGCAATCTTATGAGTCACACTGATGGCAAATCAATATATTATGCCAAGCATGTGTGAATTGcatgtatatttatgtatttatatgcaTGAGTATGTGAGAATAAAAAAGGTACAGACATCTTGTCCCTGGATTCTAACATGATTAATAATTAACTTTGGGCTCAATTTTATCCTGTTATCCCAAATATGGCCATGAAACATTAATCAGACATCAAGAGGAAGGTGacagcccaaaaaaaaaaaaaaaaattgcgaaATCAAGTGCACTGAAGTTCAATCTTTACACCTGACACATGGCATTTAATCATTGAACAACACAGTCAATCAGCTCCGGACTGAGACGCAAGTTGTCACAggtaaaaatatacatttttcctattttacatttttgtttggctttatttactcatttatatGTGATATTATGTATTGTTAAGTTTCCTTTAGGATTCTAAACATGTAACAAAACTGACTATAatctaataatattatattttactgaTATACAGACGGATTTTGGTGATTGCTGAATGTTAACCATTCACTGTTTGCTAACTTGAATGCTAGATTGTAATAGTTAGTCATTCCCATTGTTAAAACATTGTTGAGAATCTTGAAGGCTGATGAAACATTTGCTTGCTAATTAAAGGCACATTcctttttgtcattaaaacacaaatgtaatTACTTGAATGCCtagaattgtttttaaaaaatccctTTAAGATAAAATACAGACCGCAATAAATattgtgttttggttttgtcaaTGAAGTACAACTGTATTGATGTTCaaataaaattcatatttttgaCTCGTATTTTGTTTTAATCAGACTTTAACGCTGCACCTTGGACGCTCTTATCTTCTGAACATCAGATTGTTGTCACAGTCCACAAAGGTACAGTGGTtaagtttcttttctttcttttttttgtatcCATAAGTATTTACTTATTCTCTAATAATCTTACCCTTCTGCCTGAAGCTCACACGTAGCCCACGTGCAGATAAAAAATGTCATGATGACATTATTCATCCAAGAAAGCACCGATTTTTAGTAACACATAAGTCAGGCGATGTGTCTTTTTCAACATTATCATTGAATAATGACAATTTTAcctatggaaaaaaagaaaaccatGCAGTGTTGACATTTGATTTTTGGGTGCGAATTCTTGAagcacaaacataaaataacaataatttaaaaaatgcattgtgAAAACACATTATGTGGAGTACACtttgaattttgaaagaaacttttaataaatgaaaaaatatatgtatccaccttattcccgACGAGCCTACTGTGTTTTGAATTATGGGTGGCACTTTTGTGAActtcaaaaagactgaaacgaATCGTTTCAAATCATGAGGTTGCCCTACGAATAAAGCTTATCcatcagtttgactgaatgagctgtcaatgttccttcatgttttattttcagacatcatgagaataaaGTAACGCTTGGTATTTTAACGTGACATGTTATAACAAGAATAATGGCAAGAGATCTTTGAGTCGCTGCATTCTTTGTCtcatgattattttctttttccccTTTGCATTCcgctgtaatagtatgaaaaaggacaacatatacAGTACTGCACTTTGTGGTCATTTCTCCCAATTTAATTTACgatcccataatgtttgaagtTAATTCTTAagttaatgaacatttttgattaaggcAACGTATGTtacataatacatatatatatatatatatatatatatatatatatatatatatatatatatatatatatagcctatattttaaTACAGTGATATTTAACTGTGtccgttattgctgtggaaagaatcTTTTGGGGATATTCGTGGCCTGTTCAAAGTACCTTGAtgctttcactttttttaattgtCCTTTAAATTTTCgatggttgaagggtgagtagaataatgtaatctcattgtacccagttttAGACGTATTATTGCATTCATAGAGCGAACATTTCACTGATTGTTTACAGCTTAACAAAGTTACAATAAAAGAGTAAGTTACACCCATAATTCGCGCAAAGCGTCGTTGggtgtaataataaaaaataaatccatttttttctttgttttctaaGCACAATAGtttttcaaaacaataaatatcgtattaaaggtgctatcttttcgtcgactgagaaaccaaagactgttactgagtttttgaaatgagcgcatgcgtaagaacaacccccctccttcacagctcatttcgagggaacgcctcccaaaactcgtgcatgagtattggaacatgagtgtttaccaccggcattcgctgtgtcgtgttagtggattcattatgtcggactcaccgcaggtaactcataatctgca
Above is a window of Megalobrama amblycephala isolate DHTTF-2021 linkage group LG11, ASM1881202v1, whole genome shotgun sequence DNA encoding:
- the gja11 gene encoding gap junction protein, alpha 11 — encoded protein: MFFSFRNSIDITMGEWDFLGRLLDRVQTHSTVVGKIWLTVLFVFRILVLCAGAERVWGDEQSDFICNTEQPGCENVCYDQAFPISHIRFWVLQIIFVSTPTLAYLGHVVHVIHVEKKVRKMMKKELQIEQISLFLKKGYKLPKYSRDNGKVKIRGRLLRSYILSLQCKILLEVGFIWGQYYLFGFTLEAKYVCVRLPCPHKVDCFLSRPTEKSIFIWFMLVVACVSLFLNVVEILYLCTKKINECISRRKDYTITPVTPVVNRKDFKNKDQVIQNWMNCELELQRREPGKETTKSMASEDHSADMQEVHI
- the gja13.1 gene encoding connexin 32.3: MGDWGFLSALLDKVQSHSTVIGKIWMSVLFIFRILVLGAAAESVWGDEQSSLVCNTLQPGCENVCYDWQFPISHIRFWVLQIIFVSTPTLVYLGHAVQVIHQENKLREKIKRLGEGHMLKSPKYTDDTGHVKIKGNLLGSYLTQLFFKIIFEIAFIVGQYYLYGFIMIAKFTCSQSPCPYTVECFMSRPTEKTIFIIFMLVVACVSLLLNVIEVFYLLCTRVGCRTNKKRTHNITSARNPASLPSTLEMTSEDALKQNKMNKRYESGQSLGGSLDGAKEEKQLMEDH